Proteins from a genomic interval of Methanoplanus endosymbiosus:
- a CDS encoding V-type ATP synthase subunit B, with protein sequence MVKHGREFSSVVRVEGPLIAVEGIDDADYGELVEVRFPDGTIQKGEVLETRRGLAIVQVFGGTSDLDTDITSVRFTGSPMKIGVSREMLGRVLSGQGEPIDGGGDVIPDMVMDISGYSINPFAREYPEDFIETGISAMDGMDTLVRGQKLPIFSGSGMPHSQLAAQIARQARVLGEEEDFALVFGAMGITYEEAHYFEQEFRRTGALEHSVLFVNHADDPAIERIITPRLALTAAEYLAFHEGMHVLVILQDITSYCEALREVSAAREEVPARRGYPGYMYTDLASIYERAGRIKGKNGSITQLPILTMPDDDITHPVPDLTGYITEGQIVLSRELHRKGIYPPIDVLPCLSRLMKGGIGEGKTRGDHSALNNQLYASYARGRRLQNLVAVIGDESLTPVDRLYLSFADRFEDEFVRQRHNEGRSIEETLDLSWSLLSVFPKEELKRIDEKYIEKYYRKNGA encoded by the coding sequence ATGGTGAAGCATGGAAGGGAGTTCTCTTCGGTAGTAAGGGTTGAAGGGCCACTGATTGCAGTGGAGGGTATTGATGATGCAGATTATGGTGAGCTTGTTGAGGTCAGGTTTCCGGATGGCACAATACAGAAAGGGGAGGTCCTTGAGACAAGGAGGGGCCTTGCAATTGTGCAGGTCTTTGGAGGCACAAGTGATCTTGATACAGATATAACTTCAGTCAGGTTTACAGGTTCGCCTATGAAGATCGGTGTCTCGCGTGAGATGCTCGGACGGGTGCTGAGCGGCCAGGGTGAGCCGATAGACGGGGGTGGAGATGTAATTCCCGATATGGTCATGGATATCTCCGGCTATTCTATTAATCCCTTTGCCCGGGAGTACCCCGAAGATTTTATCGAAACCGGAATATCTGCAATGGATGGTATGGATACACTTGTGAGGGGGCAGAAGCTTCCGATTTTTTCAGGTTCAGGAATGCCTCATTCGCAGCTTGCTGCACAGATCGCAAGGCAGGCCCGTGTGCTTGGTGAAGAGGAGGATTTCGCACTGGTCTTTGGTGCCATGGGCATTACCTATGAGGAGGCACATTACTTTGAGCAGGAGTTCAGACGGACAGGTGCTCTTGAACATTCCGTTCTTTTCGTCAACCATGCAGATGATCCGGCAATTGAGAGAATAATTACGCCAAGGCTTGCACTGACTGCGGCTGAGTATCTTGCCTTCCATGAGGGGATGCATGTTCTGGTGATTCTTCAGGATATCACAAGCTATTGTGAGGCACTTCGTGAGGTCTCGGCTGCAAGGGAGGAGGTTCCGGCCCGCCGGGGTTATCCGGGTTATATGTACACTGATCTCGCCTCCATATATGAGCGTGCCGGAAGAATCAAGGGGAAAAATGGCTCAATTACCCAGCTACCAATCCTTACCATGCCGGATGACGATATAACCCATCCTGTACCTGATCTTACCGGCTATATCACTGAAGGGCAGATTGTACTCTCCCGTGAGCTGCACAGGAAAGGGATTTATCCCCCGATAGATGTCCTGCCCTGTCTGTCACGCCTGATGAAAGGTGGTATCGGAGAGGGCAAGACACGCGGGGATCATTCTGCGTTAAACAATCAGTTGTACGCGTCATATGCCAGGGGTCGGAGGCTTCAGAACCTTGTTGCAGTTATAGGGGATGAGAGCCTGACACCTGTGGACAGGCTTTATCTCTCATTTGCAGATCGTTTTGAAGATGAATTTGTCAGGCAGAGGCATAATGAGGGGAGAAGCATAGAAGAGACGCTTGATCTCTCATGGAGCCTGCTGTCAGTATTTCCAAAAGAGGAACTCAAGCGTATAGATGAAAAATACATAGAGAAATATTACCGGAAGAACGGAGCATGA
- a CDS encoding V-type ATP synthase subunit D, producing the protein MKARVIRGVRPTRIELQKIRKRIVLSERGRELLQDKLDAMTGEMMRMKKEHAALARSVDDHVHTAYPALTRAGMSIGWRNLSAVAKTTDGMADIEMQTRNIMGRRVPDIVIPDKLRESLIPGYTLSGTTAYVDCAGTEFEKLTIALIRLAEAEGVMHSLESEIKKTRRRVNALENVLIPSLNATSEYIESYLEELEREDLFRRKRAKSVLAGGGKWGRG; encoded by the coding sequence ATGAAGGCACGGGTCATAAGGGGTGTCAGGCCGACAAGGATTGAGCTTCAGAAGATAAGGAAGAGGATTGTCCTTTCAGAGCGGGGCAGGGAGCTTTTGCAGGATAAACTTGATGCCATGACCGGCGAGATGATGCGTATGAAAAAAGAGCATGCTGCACTTGCCAGGTCAGTTGATGACCATGTGCATACTGCATATCCGGCCTTAACCCGTGCAGGCATGAGTATAGGGTGGCGCAATCTGTCAGCAGTTGCAAAAACAACTGACGGGATGGCAGATATAGAGATGCAGACCCGGAATATTATGGGCAGAAGGGTGCCGGATATTGTGATTCCGGATAAGCTGAGGGAGTCCCTGATTCCGGGCTATACACTCTCAGGAACCACTGCATATGTGGATTGTGCCGGAACTGAGTTTGAGAAGCTGACCATTGCCCTTATACGACTTGCGGAGGCGGAAGGTGTCATGCACTCCCTTGAAAGCGAGATCAAAAAGACACGGCGCAGGGTTAATGCTCTTGAGAATGTGCTTATACCCTCACTGAATGCAACCTCCGAATATATTGAAAGCTATCTTGAGGAGCTTGAGAGGGAGGACTTATTCAGAAGGAAAAGGGCAAAGTCTGTGCTTGCCGGAGGCGGAAAGTGGGGACGGGGGTGA
- a CDS encoding tubulin-like doman-containing protein has protein sequence MAHDEIIEGKPFQMPDELTVVAIGGCGKKLISNLYDHEWFLKHYLTDGKRLSLYTIDTDSNQRKDDIKRSEAVMSRLGDIQRTNNQMGGSVKSFHYHLPDLANVERVSSLTSRDIAEQMKRRREKPLVDVWWMNDPEYGFDYQMLKKIDKNIVDDFGGGVHRRRAISKAVFYKAITQGGEQFPSFQGHGPVAIIVGLGGGTGSGMFIDLARYIKEKRGQESKIWLFVILPAASEGEKEQLNAAIALSEIEYLNMKEDKLFNYIIVSSLSPTGYVDGGDRKQEVVEFDSAFPYLFINSFYLPTADISAIVDAKKDYSGFIFADSHVIEYPVENLRSLKKGFEDVIENLGGISQNRSKILKEVSDFITTGENLYPGEFSKTDTEITHDDVNLYKKEIERIKKSWENDITDLLNFKTQSIIESAVTNNMPEELKDVSSLKDFDKLTEYVSRLKKSLENESKPHENAKDQELYEVIKKNLLFLEEMSHLEKKILSVNEKSARMALLNIVRGEENFGKISGDLSSRQSGLKAEISEADAKVRKRRIELEEIKKEESSVLDQIKSEVSALAKPVEDYIALGHGAAGSDSVEDLERAFLDKFSALLFVLKEKLNQSGKKKAKPIKRDVWLSSLPLGDLQGDIENLEGATSADFSYLKDLAESVSLYFYNDYMLRVAKKQGFADGILGRKLNPEIFRSEKQTKEERIRKISQMHPGKISIRDPFEVFVQDKFLTREFDSRLGSLREATIGPLVSQFNLESDEKAMLINSFSGRDTASIITGVRESLTDIINMREGYSSKRGNLNTEIDVLIQSQKVMQQEVEFLQKTDDLVSSTFEARKKYNAETESYESGLRAIDEKRRSGNKTIEGMYRTWFGEINPNILSLLNDDSDLSVLDYDEEGKSEIEKLYNIVQWKYKELVDAHKLGINNISIGYGSAGTERWSFDKSALVVSSPSRWLSQLTENKGSDFRRYLVKSLDLKGFDSAKVNSHNYTKPWEISLTFFAAAGFLENISPLTTGGGYWEKYDKNRNNILHHALYLHQGKYISREKTLLLTDAAEIADLESGGKTEIDEAKKRIMDLYSVKDIKEAAGE, from the coding sequence ATGGCTCATGATGAAATAATTGAGGGAAAACCTTTCCAGATGCCGGACGAACTGACTGTTGTTGCAATCGGTGGGTGCGGGAAAAAGCTTATATCAAACCTTTATGACCACGAATGGTTTTTAAAGCACTATCTGACTGACGGTAAGCGCCTCTCATTATATACAATAGATACAGACTCAAACCAGAGAAAGGATGATATAAAGCGATCTGAAGCTGTCATGTCAAGGCTTGGGGATATCCAGAGGACAAACAATCAGATGGGCGGGAGCGTAAAGAGTTTCCATTATCACCTGCCTGACCTTGCCAATGTCGAGAGAGTTTCATCCCTGACATCAAGGGATATTGCAGAGCAGATGAAGAGACGGCGTGAAAAGCCTCTTGTTGATGTCTGGTGGATGAATGATCCTGAATACGGGTTTGACTACCAGATGCTCAAAAAAATTGACAAAAATATTGTTGATGACTTCGGCGGTGGGGTGCACAGAAGGCGTGCCATATCAAAAGCGGTATTTTACAAGGCCATAACACAGGGCGGAGAGCAGTTCCCCTCATTTCAGGGACACGGGCCTGTTGCAATAATTGTCGGCCTTGGGGGGGGAACAGGCTCAGGCATGTTTATAGATCTCGCCCGCTACATCAAAGAGAAACGCGGGCAGGAGTCCAAGATCTGGCTCTTTGTCATCCTTCCGGCAGCAAGCGAAGGCGAAAAAGAGCAGTTAAACGCCGCAATTGCACTGTCTGAGATTGAATATCTCAATATGAAAGAGGACAAACTCTTTAACTACATAATCGTCTCATCACTAAGCCCCACAGGATATGTTGACGGAGGAGACAGAAAGCAGGAGGTTGTCGAATTTGACTCTGCATTCCCATACCTCTTCATAAACTCCTTTTATCTCCCGACAGCAGATATATCCGCAATCGTGGACGCAAAAAAAGATTATTCGGGTTTCATATTTGCAGATTCACATGTGATTGAATATCCGGTTGAAAACCTCCGGTCACTAAAGAAAGGCTTTGAGGACGTAATAGAAAACCTTGGCGGCATTTCACAGAACAGGTCAAAAATATTAAAAGAGGTCTCGGATTTCATCACCACTGGTGAAAACCTCTACCCGGGTGAATTTTCAAAGACTGACACAGAAATTACCCACGATGATGTAAACCTCTATAAAAAAGAGATTGAGAGGATAAAGAAGAGCTGGGAGAATGATATAACTGACCTGTTAAACTTTAAGACCCAGTCCATAATCGAATCTGCGGTTACCAATAATATGCCTGAAGAGTTAAAAGATGTCTCTTCATTAAAGGACTTTGACAAACTGACCGAATATGTATCAAGGCTTAAAAAATCTCTTGAAAATGAGAGCAAACCGCATGAAAATGCCAAAGATCAGGAGCTTTATGAAGTCATAAAGAAGAATCTGCTGTTTTTAGAGGAGATGTCACACCTTGAGAAGAAGATACTCTCTGTAAATGAAAAATCGGCAAGAATGGCCCTGTTAAATATTGTCAGGGGTGAGGAGAACTTTGGAAAAATTTCAGGTGATCTCTCATCGCGACAGTCCGGACTTAAGGCTGAGATCAGCGAGGCCGATGCAAAGGTAAGAAAGAGACGTATTGAGCTTGAGGAGATTAAAAAAGAGGAGAGCAGTGTACTTGACCAGATAAAGTCTGAGGTCAGTGCACTTGCAAAACCAGTTGAGGACTATATTGCACTTGGACATGGTGCAGCAGGATCGGACTCGGTCGAAGATCTTGAGAGGGCGTTTCTGGATAAGTTCTCTGCACTGCTCTTTGTCTTGAAGGAGAAGCTTAACCAGTCCGGAAAAAAGAAGGCAAAGCCGATAAAACGTGACGTATGGCTCTCATCACTGCCGCTTGGGGATCTCCAGGGTGATATCGAGAATCTTGAGGGAGCAACCTCAGCAGATTTCTCGTACCTGAAAGACCTCGCGGAGTCAGTATCCCTTTACTTCTACAACGACTACATGCTCAGGGTTGCTAAGAAGCAGGGTTTCGCAGACGGAATTTTGGGCAGAAAGCTCAACCCGGAGATATTCCGGAGCGAGAAACAGACAAAAGAGGAGAGAATCAGAAAAATATCACAGATGCATCCCGGAAAGATATCCATACGTGATCCGTTTGAGGTATTTGTTCAGGATAAATTCCTGACACGGGAGTTTGATTCCAGGCTTGGTTCGTTAAGAGAGGCAACAATAGGCCCGCTCGTCTCACAGTTCAATCTTGAATCGGATGAGAAGGCCATGCTTATCAACTCTTTTTCCGGAAGGGACACTGCATCAATAATAACTGGTGTCAGGGAGAGTCTGACTGACATTATAAACATGCGTGAAGGCTACTCCTCAAAGAGGGGAAATCTTAATACTGAGATTGATGTGTTGATCCAGTCGCAGAAAGTTATGCAGCAGGAGGTTGAATTCCTTCAAAAGACTGACGATCTTGTCAGTTCAACCTTTGAGGCGAGAAAAAAGTACAATGCTGAGACTGAGTCATATGAGTCCGGACTCCGGGCAATAGATGAGAAGAGAAGGAGTGGGAATAAAACGATTGAAGGAATGTACAGGACGTGGTTTGGTGAGATAAACCCGAATATTCTCTCGCTCTTAAATGATGACTCAGATCTCTCTGTTCTGGACTATGATGAAGAGGGTAAATCTGAGATAGAGAAACTGTACAACATTGTTCAGTGGAAGTACAAAGAGCTTGTTGACGCACATAAACTTGGTATCAATAATATATCTATTGGATACGGAAGTGCCGGCACTGAGAGATGGAGCTTTGACAAGTCTGCTCTTGTGGTGTCATCTCCGTCACGATGGCTGTCACAGCTTACCGAAAATAAAGGGAGTGATTTCAGGCGTTACCTTGTTAAATCACTTGATCTTAAAGGTTTTGACAGTGCAAAGGTAAATTCCCACAATTATACAAAGCCTTGGGAGATCTCACTCACATTCTTCGCAGCCGCAGGTTTTCTTGAAAATATCTCGCCGCTTACAACCGGTGGAGGGTACTGGGAGAAGTACGATAAGAACAGGAATAACATCCTTCACCATGCCCTTTATCTCCATCAGGGTAAGTATATCTCCCGTGAAAAGACCCTGCTGTTAACAGATGCAGCAGAGATCGCAGATCTTGAGTCCGGCGGCAAGACAGAGATTGATGAGGCAAAAAAGAGGATAATGGATTTATATTCCGTCAAGGACATCAAAGAGGCAGCCGGTGAATGA
- a CDS encoding PEGA domain-containing protein, with protein MKINPALGIILLLLLLFSVLALPASAQATKGTISVTSYPQGADIYLNDEDIGRQTNAVIEDVFPGIHYVRLEMTGYRTWEDIFEVREGEISYISHNMEPVVGDAFSVLTKPEGAAVFIDGEYSGRSNVVINNVPAGAHTVLLTLDNYSDYSETVWINEDMSQSLIHNFEPIPTTGRITFESEPTNAGIYLDGEFKGNTRLELDDAEPGTYDVIVRKTGYDDWTGRVDVSAGKISEVKAELTLSKVSISVVTSPEGADIFIDGVLSGITPADISVNQGVHTILIEKFGYESVEEEVDVGALGASFSYSLVSMVPQAIEEAEIAVSLNLAYRPDNAEKLLEKARYSYNSGDSGSAIGYAEAAILSAYDVDGDGVKNPLDISPNLNNNVLYGLPVLIILLVGWFVSKDFIRRRVKPEITLHLPGSFKEDDMSARAEIITDVKGGPYRGFVCTVYVDDTPVDHFTDPGRYAVSIAGKRPGVHTVSVLLQVAKERSGTAERKAEGSFTVEAVQDFSVSRSAGIFGDTKEANNHEPDEAVAIIDTDEK; from the coding sequence ATGAAAATTAATCCTGCACTGGGGATAATTCTGTTACTGCTGCTGTTATTTTCAGTGCTGGCTCTTCCTGCCTCTGCCCAGGCTACAAAAGGGACAATCTCTGTCACCTCCTATCCGCAGGGTGCAGATATTTATCTGAATGATGAGGATATCGGCCGGCAGACCAATGCAGTGATTGAGGATGTCTTTCCGGGCATTCACTATGTCCGGCTTGAGATGACCGGGTACCGGACATGGGAGGATATATTTGAGGTGAGGGAGGGTGAGATCTCCTATATCAGTCATAATATGGAGCCGGTTGTCGGTGATGCCTTCTCGGTTCTGACAAAACCTGAGGGTGCAGCGGTTTTTATTGATGGTGAGTATTCCGGCAGGTCAAATGTGGTTATAAATAATGTCCCTGCCGGTGCACATACTGTTCTCCTGACGCTTGACAATTACTCAGATTATTCTGAGACTGTCTGGATTAATGAGGATATGTCACAGTCCCTTATTCATAATTTTGAGCCGATCCCGACTACCGGAAGGATTACTTTTGAGTCTGAACCGACTAATGCAGGGATATATCTTGACGGTGAATTTAAGGGAAATACAAGGCTTGAGCTTGATGACGCTGAACCCGGAACTTATGATGTTATAGTCCGGAAGACGGGTTATGACGACTGGACCGGCAGGGTTGATGTCTCAGCCGGAAAGATTTCTGAGGTGAAAGCAGAGCTTACGCTCTCTAAGGTCAGTATTTCGGTTGTCACATCACCTGAGGGCGCAGATATTTTTATTGACGGGGTTTTGTCAGGCATTACTCCGGCTGACATTTCTGTAAATCAGGGGGTGCATACAATTCTTATTGAGAAGTTTGGGTATGAGAGTGTTGAGGAGGAGGTGGATGTCGGAGCTCTTGGGGCATCTTTTTCATATTCTCTTGTTTCTATGGTGCCTCAGGCGATAGAGGAGGCTGAGATAGCTGTCTCTTTAAACCTTGCCTACAGGCCGGATAATGCAGAAAAACTTCTTGAAAAAGCGAGGTATAGTTATAACTCCGGAGACTCCGGTAGTGCTATTGGTTATGCAGAGGCTGCAATTTTAAGTGCTTATGATGTCGATGGTGATGGAGTTAAAAATCCGCTTGACATCAGTCCGAATCTTAACAATAATGTGCTGTATGGTCTGCCGGTTCTTATCATTCTGCTTGTCGGGTGGTTTGTATCTAAGGATTTTATAAGGAGAAGGGTTAAGCCGGAGATAACCCTGCATCTTCCGGGATCATTTAAAGAGGATGATATGTCTGCCCGTGCGGAGATAATTACAGATGTGAAAGGCGGCCCTTACCGTGGTTTTGTCTGCACTGTATATGTTGATGACACTCCTGTGGATCATTTTACTGACCCCGGCAGGTATGCTGTAAGCATTGCCGGAAAACGCCCCGGCGTTCATACAGTTTCAGTGCTGCTGCAGGTTGCAAAGGAGAGGTCCGGAACTGCTGAGAGGAAGGCTGAGGGGAGTTTTACTGTTGAAGCTGTACAGGATTTTAGTGTGAGCAGGAGTGCCGGAATCTTTGGGGATACTAAAGAAGCCAATAATCATGAACCGGATGAGGCTGTTGCTATTATTGATACTGATGAAAAATGA
- a CDS encoding cation:proton antiporter, with product MIGTEIEGIIALILFLLIIAVVSGILFRRIKIPYTIGLFLIGLGISTISSGISEIEQIFDFVLSPEVILFLFLPPLVFEAAYHINKRLMARKIVPILVLAIPGLIFSTLIVGYIIGFMTPVPIVYAMLFGALISATDPVSVIGLFRNMGAPAGLTTILEGESLFNDASAIVTFNIVLGIIAAGTFNISTIIYGAEGIIWSFSGGIITGIISGFLIGGLIALSEKSAVVSSVISVVTAYASYLIAESVFHASGIIAVVTAGLIVGRFTSVWLKSEDSKEISEFQYFSAYLVNSLIFLLMGITTANLLVNSQIDRELLILIPAGIIAVFISRAAVIYIFSGIMNLFKGEDYIPLKYQHALFWGGLRGAVAIALALSISEDMPFKDEIVIMAVGVVLFTIIVDGITTKPLAKKLGLDRPSNLAVYEYFSTVIHAKKEGLTALDSLLKNRRIDRGIADKIRADYEDEIKEAMAELKDLFSEVRSEENKLKKLLWIRLIMVERSIYEEIYGYGYISEVVLDELRYYINMKLDEVSAGTVPPHELIQSDSIEYSIFITPAWWISALFNRFKFAKNLRKFALTTEYQKQIAMISSARQMEFSVDMITAEFGFPDEIILEAKDEFRKISGRAEKIIEDMAMRYPELSEDIEDYYLRLSLLIQDEDYYEEMKNKGLIFPNVYEDLLKRVDKERKNLEDHIFKIV from the coding sequence ATGATCGGGACTGAAATAGAAGGCATCATAGCCCTGATACTTTTCCTGCTAATTATTGCAGTTGTATCAGGAATTCTATTCAGGAGAATTAAAATCCCTTATACTATCGGACTGTTTCTCATTGGACTTGGAATTTCGACTATATCGTCCGGTATTTCTGAAATTGAGCAGATCTTTGATTTTGTTCTCTCTCCGGAAGTTATACTCTTTCTTTTCCTGCCGCCTCTGGTCTTTGAGGCAGCTTACCATATCAACAAACGGCTTATGGCACGAAAGATTGTGCCAATACTGGTTCTTGCAATTCCTGGACTGATATTTTCAACATTAATTGTCGGATATATCATTGGTTTTATGACACCAGTTCCTATTGTATATGCCATGCTCTTTGGTGCACTTATCTCTGCAACTGATCCGGTATCAGTAATTGGGCTATTTAGGAATATGGGTGCACCGGCAGGACTTACAACAATCCTTGAGGGAGAGAGCCTGTTTAATGACGCTTCGGCAATTGTCACATTTAATATTGTTCTGGGCATTATAGCTGCCGGGACATTCAATATATCAACAATAATCTATGGAGCAGAAGGCATTATATGGAGTTTTTCCGGTGGAATTATAACCGGAATTATATCCGGTTTTCTTATTGGCGGTCTTATTGCCCTCTCGGAAAAAAGTGCTGTTGTATCTTCAGTAATTTCAGTGGTTACCGCCTATGCCTCTTACTTAATTGCAGAGTCTGTATTTCATGCTTCAGGCATAATTGCGGTTGTGACAGCCGGACTTATAGTCGGCAGGTTTACATCAGTATGGCTCAAGTCAGAAGACTCAAAAGAGATTTCTGAATTTCAGTATTTTTCTGCCTATCTTGTAAACAGTTTAATCTTTCTTTTGATGGGTATTACAACTGCAAACCTTCTTGTTAATTCCCAGATTGACCGTGAGCTATTAATACTTATTCCGGCAGGGATTATTGCTGTTTTTATCTCAAGGGCAGCGGTCATCTATATCTTTTCCGGAATTATGAATCTCTTTAAAGGTGAGGATTATATACCACTGAAATATCAGCATGCACTATTCTGGGGCGGCCTTCGTGGTGCGGTTGCAATTGCACTTGCACTTTCGATAAGTGAGGATATGCCGTTTAAGGATGAGATTGTTATTATGGCTGTGGGTGTTGTTCTCTTTACGATAATTGTTGACGGGATTACCACAAAACCACTTGCAAAAAAGCTTGGGCTTGACAGGCCAAGTAATCTTGCTGTATATGAATATTTCTCAACTGTTATTCATGCCAAAAAAGAGGGCCTTACGGCACTTGACAGCCTTTTGAAAAACAGAAGGATCGACCGTGGCATTGCAGATAAAATAAGAGCCGATTATGAAGATGAGATAAAAGAGGCGATGGCAGAACTTAAAGATCTCTTCTCTGAAGTAAGGTCTGAAGAGAATAAATTAAAAAAACTCCTATGGATCCGGCTGATTATGGTTGAAAGGAGTATTTATGAGGAAATTTATGGTTATGGTTATATTTCCGAAGTTGTTCTGGATGAGCTTAGATATTATATAAATATGAAACTGGATGAGGTCTCTGCCGGAACTGTGCCCCCGCATGAGCTTATTCAGTCAGATTCTATAGAGTACAGTATTTTTATAACTCCGGCGTGGTGGATTTCTGCCCTGTTTAACAGGTTTAAATTTGCAAAAAATCTCAGAAAGTTTGCACTGACAACTGAGTACCAAAAGCAGATTGCAATGATCTCATCAGCAAGGCAGATGGAGTTTTCAGTTGATATGATCACTGCTGAATTCGGATTTCCGGATGAGATTATCCTGGAGGCAAAAGATGAATTCAGAAAAATTTCCGGGAGGGCTGAGAAGATAATTGAGGATATGGCAATGAGGTATCCTGAACTTTCAGAGGATATCGAGGATTATTACCTGCGCCTCAGCCTACTCATTCAGGATGAGGATTATTATGAGGAGATGAAGAACAAGGGCCTTATCTTCCCGAATGTATATGAAGATCTCTTAAAGAGGGTTGATAAGGAGAGAAAAAATCTTGAAGATCATATCTTTAAGATTGTCTGA
- a CDS encoding agmatine deiminase family protein: protein MTMIPASANGTEENIQMENIDNWRFPGEFEDQDAVWIGWLTKEYISGYYTDDVFLEIVNELQENVHTIICVPNDDQKKHVEEVLNGNNVPMNNISFYEQKFTMLYWRDFGPIFVVNDKGEKRINDFNFNCWGYFPVSDTQSLMMERIDRDAAKYLGVESVMTRITSEGGDREFNGKGTMLVTEACEFQRNPNVAREEIESEFKRLFGVSNIIWLKKGSVEDDPYDSGSLPGPGGVGIAYRSASANNHMDEYCRFVSPDTILLAEVSVEEAAKDPIAAENRRRMEDNYEILKNSVDQDGNPFKIVRMPIPDMIYFTANPTDEAYFGLSTFYRSYDGTTFPVGDPVNIVPAQSYCNFLITNNLVLGQKYYMENIGMPDSLKEKDRIAEETLKSLFPDRKVVMVNTIPINFGGGGIHCSTQQEPKAKTE, encoded by the coding sequence ATGACAATGATACCGGCATCTGCAAACGGTACAGAGGAGAATATACAGATGGAAAATATAGATAACTGGCGTTTTCCAGGTGAATTTGAAGACCAGGACGCTGTATGGATTGGATGGCTCACGAAAGAATATATAAGCGGCTATTACACCGATGATGTATTTCTTGAAATTGTAAATGAACTTCAGGAGAATGTCCATACAATTATATGTGTCCCGAATGACGACCAAAAGAAGCATGTAGAAGAGGTCCTAAACGGGAACAATGTCCCGATGAACAATATCTCATTTTATGAACAGAAATTTACTATGCTCTACTGGCGGGATTTTGGGCCGATCTTCGTTGTAAATGATAAGGGTGAGAAGAGAATAAATGATTTTAACTTCAACTGCTGGGGTTATTTCCCGGTTTCCGACACACAGTCCCTCATGATGGAGAGAATTGACAGAGATGCCGCAAAATACCTGGGTGTTGAAAGTGTTATGACAAGGATTACAAGCGAGGGTGGAGACCGTGAGTTCAATGGAAAAGGCACAATGCTTGTAACTGAGGCCTGCGAATTCCAGAGAAATCCTAATGTTGCAAGGGAAGAGATTGAAAGTGAATTTAAAAGGCTTTTTGGTGTATCAAATATTATCTGGCTGAAGAAAGGCTCAGTCGAGGATGACCCCTACGACAGCGGTTCCCTTCCGGGACCTGGTGGAGTTGGAATAGCATACAGGAGTGCATCTGCAAATAATCATATGGATGAATACTGCCGGTTTGTATCGCCGGATACCATTCTTCTTGCAGAAGTAAGTGTGGAGGAGGCGGCAAAAGATCCGATTGCAGCTGAGAACCGGAGAAGAATGGAGGACAATTATGAGATTCTTAAGAATTCTGTCGATCAGGACGGCAACCCGTTTAAAATTGTAAGAATGCCGATTCCTGACATGATCTACTTCACTGCAAATCCAACAGATGAAGCATATTTCGGCCTTTCAACCTTCTATAGGTCATATGACGGAACAACATTCCCTGTCGGAGATCCGGTTAATATAGTCCCGGCACAGAGTTACTGTAATTTCCTTATTACCAACAACCTTGTGCTCGGACAGAAGTATTACATGGAAAATATAGGTATGCCTGATTCTTTAAAAGAGAAGGACAGGATAGCTGAAGAGACCTTAAAGAGTCTGTTTCCGGACAGAAAAGTTGTAATGGTGAATACTATTCCAATCAACTTCGGCGGCGGGGGCATCCACTGTTCAACCCAACAGGAGCCAAAGGCTAAAACTGAATAA
- a CDS encoding response regulator — translation MMKIMMVDNEPGILQVGQIFLRKMGQYDVKTAKSAIEALEILKENKFDAVISGYQMPDMNGSEFLKEFRKRDSDTPFIIFSTWDANEMNPRPFTGKADYYVRKSDRAGKQFEEINLKIISRNSGMVCH, via the coding sequence ATGATGAAGATAATGATGGTAGATAATGAACCCGGAATTTTACAGGTTGGACAGATATTTCTTAGGAAGATGGGACAGTATGATGTCAAAACCGCTAAATCGGCTATCGAAGCACTTGAAATTCTTAAAGAGAATAAGTTCGATGCTGTAATCTCCGGATACCAGATGCCTGATATGAACGGTTCTGAATTTTTAAAAGAGTTCAGAAAAAGGGATTCCGATACTCCGTTTATCATATTTTCAACATGGGATGCCAATGAAATGAACCCCCGGCCCTTTACAGGGAAGGCGGATTATTATGTCCGGAAATCAGACCGGGCAGGAAAACAGTTTGAGGAGATTAACCTTAAGATTATCAGCCGGAATTCCGGCATGGTCTGTCACTGA